ATGAGGCTGGCTGGGATGGTGATGAGGGCACCAATCGCGTAGAGCGCGAGCCCCATCATGATGGCCGCCTTGTAGGAGAACTTGCGGATGAAGAACACCGCCGGAAGCGCCATGCAGAAGTAGCCGGTGTAAAAAGCGAACTGCAGCCAAGAGGCTTGCGAGGTGGTGATGATGAACACCTGCTCGAACACTTTGACCAGCGGATTGGTAAAGTCGTTTGCAAAGCCCCAGAGCGAGAAGCAGCAGGTGGTGAGAATGAAGGCGAGCAGATATTGCTTCGGGACGATGGGGATCTTAGAATTTGAACTCATGGGGGGGAAAATCGGTTTTCTTTTATAGAGTGACGCCTACACAGCAACCACGACTCTCGCTTCTGAAGCCGAACTTAGTAGTTCCCTCCACAGCTTTTCGACCAAGTGAGATGGAGGTGTACTCGTTGAAAAGAGATAGGTTTGCCTCGCCCTCATCAACAACAATAGAACACTAACAAGGTGCTTTTTCATTTGATAGTACCTTCAGTCCTTTTTCAGCTAAGTTTATTAGTCGACTCATTTCATTAGTCTGCACCGCGTTGAGATCCTCTTCGAACACAAGAAGAAGTGGTAGCGATGTAGCAAAATAATCGATACGTGCAGGTTCACTAAGTTGTTTTTCTGCGAAACGCTTTAATCCTTCGAACACAGTCAGCCCCTCATCGAGGCGATCTAGCTCAACAAGTGACAACCCTCGGTAATAGGACAACTCGGAGTATTCAGTCACGGTCATCGCCTCAAAATCTCCGGCCTCTTCTGCACTCATCGTGAAGCTGGCAACCGCCTCCGTTTCGCGGCCTAAGGCACGAAGTGCTTTACCGATCCAATAGCTAACATCTGCTTTGGCTTGAAGTAGGTGATACGACTCACCGAGGTTCTCCGGCGGCTGCATCGCCTGTTCAAAATGTTCGAGTGCAGTAGAACTCTCGCCAGCTACCAATGCCTGCTGACCGAGGAGCAAGTGTGCACGAGCAAATTGTTTCAGTACTTTACCTTCGCCACCCTCCCATGGGTGAAAACGGCGACTGCAGAGCCACTCCAGAGCCTTTTCAGGCGCACCTGTTTCGTTATACAATGTGGCTAGCGAGACCGCGCAGTCATCGCGTTGCTCCACTAGATCCATTCTAGATAGCAGGTCACTCAGTCGCTCTGTAGCCGGTTCGCACAATTTTTCGCGAAGCTGGTCAAACTCAGCAAAAATTCGGGCGTCGTCAGGATCGAACTCCAATGCTTCCTGATAAGCTAGACGAGCCGCCTCTGCATCGGAACGCACGTTCCAATAGGCAATACCAAGATTACGCTTAACCGTTGCAAAAGGAGAAACGAACTCCCAGGTCGCAATCGCATCCTCGTGACGCTTGCGATCAAAGTAATAGTTGCCCAATGCATAGGAGGCATTGCCATCAGAGCGTGACTGACTCAACGCCCACTCAAGGACAACCTGATCCTGCAAACGCGACGGAAAAAAGTAATCGGGATCAAGCGCGCGCGCTTTCTGCAACAGCTCCGCATCGTTCCTTAGCCACGCAAGTGCATAGTGCGTGAGTTGAGATGTACTTAAGGGATTCGGAACAGCCACTTCTGTGACATCAGAATTGTGATGCAGCTCCAACAAGTCAGCCGCTTTAGCTGTAAATCCGGTTTCTGCATAATCGTAGACGATATCCAGAACTGTCTGCGCGTCGTTACGGCTCTTCTCTAGAAAACCTTCGACATCGCCCAATTCATAACGGGCCCAGTGGTCCAAGGGATCAACCTGCAACAAAGCCTCAAGCACGGACTGCCATTCGTCACCCATTTCACGAAGGATCATTGCTTTGAGAATATGCGCCTTATTGTTCTGGCGGTTCGTTTCCAGCGATGCTTCGCAGTGCTCTAATGCAGTTGCCCAATCCTCTTTTCTACAATCAAGCGCAGCGAGCTCGTAAAACGCGGCAGCCCGCCATTCGTAATTCCAGGTTGCCTTGTAGAACGCAGCATAGGCCTCCGCAAACCGACCCTGATAGCGACGAACCAAACCTAGAAAATAGTGGGCTTCCCCTGTGCAGGGGTTCGGATGCCGGTGAGTAAGCCGCTGAATTGCGTTCACCAGATGTGCGGCGGCCTCTTCGAACAAGCCCTGAGTCAACTTGCGGCGGCCATAAGCGATGTTCGTCCGGGCATCCATCGGGTCACGCTTGAGCACCTCGTCCCAATAAAGTTCAGGATAGCGCGTCGGGTGGCGATATTGCTCCAGATGTTCTGCGGTCAGATATAACTCCTCGATCGTTTCGATTGCCTCTGGAAGTGGCGGTTCAGTCGCGACATCGCGGTTGCGCTCGAGTTTGGAAACATCAACCGGACGATAGGTAATGATATTCTCAATACGCAATTCGAGCGCTTCAATGTCATCACCTTGAAATGTGATCTCCTTATTCTGCCATGGCTGATCGGGAGATAGGTCCACGACTTCGTCGAGTACAACCTTATCACCATTTGTCAGCACAATGCGCGCACCCTCCATCTTCCTCGAAACAACCGCCCCCAGATCCATGCGCCGGTCTTCGTTTACCACTAAACGC
The Rubellicoccus peritrichatus DNA segment above includes these coding regions:
- a CDS encoding DUF5107 domain-containing protein, which encodes MSSIDVTRKPLPIPTYGLGKPEKNPLFFEKRVYQGSCGKVYPVPFIDKVYDTPEPQDYDSVHLENDFVRLVILPEIGGRIFLGQDKVNNDYDFFYRQEEIKPALVGLAGPWISGGVEFNWPQHHRPGTYMPTDTHIEEQEDGTKIVWMSEHDPLNRLKGMHGICLKPDSALVELRARLYNRTALTHTFLWWANVAAEVHDNFQSFFPPDVHYVADHAVRAQSSFPIAMNRYYGVDYASRDGANDISRYKNLPVPTSYMVCDSDFSFFGGYDYDAEGGFIHVANKHVSPGKKQWTWGNHEFGWAWDRELTDRIGQTGRPAPYVELMAGVYTDNQPDFTYLLPYETKTFSQYWWPYKKIGPVQNANEEAALRLVVNEDRRMDLGAVVSRKMEGARIVLTNGDKVVLDEVVDLSPDQPWQNKEITFQGDDIEALELRIENIITYRPVDVSKLERNRDVATEPPLPEAIETIEELYLTAEHLEQYRHPTRYPELYWDEVLKRDPMDARTNIAYGRRKLTQGLFEEAAAHLVNAIQRLTHRHPNPCTGEAHYFLGLVRRYQGRFAEAYAAFYKATWNYEWRAAAFYELAALDCRKEDWATALEHCEASLETNRQNNKAHILKAMILREMGDEWQSVLEALLQVDPLDHWARYELGDVEGFLEKSRNDAQTVLDIVYDYAETGFTAKAADLLELHHNSDVTEVAVPNPLSTSQLTHYALAWLRNDAELLQKARALDPDYFFPSRLQDQVVLEWALSQSRSDGNASYALGNYYFDRKRHEDAIATWEFVSPFATVKRNLGIAYWNVRSDAEAARLAYQEALEFDPDDARIFAEFDQLREKLCEPATERLSDLLSRMDLVEQRDDCAVSLATLYNETGAPEKALEWLCSRRFHPWEGGEGKVLKQFARAHLLLGQQALVAGESSTALEHFEQAMQPPENLGESYHLLQAKADVSYWIGKALRALGRETEAVASFTMSAEEAGDFEAMTVTEYSELSYYRGLSLVELDRLDEGLTVFEGLKRFAEKQLSEPARIDYFATSLPLLLVFEEDLNAVQTNEMSRLINLAEKGLKVLSNEKAPC